The following coding sequences are from one Lolium rigidum isolate FL_2022 chromosome 6, APGP_CSIRO_Lrig_0.1, whole genome shotgun sequence window:
- the LOC124664530 gene encoding leucine--tRNA ligase, chloroplastic/mitochondrial-like, with protein sequence MALTTHPPLALFHRPLRGLPPRRARLCRCAGADAGKAQAQAQARRAYPYDEIEPRWQAHWEERRTFRTPDVGDGLDTSKPKCYILDMFPYPSGAGLHVGHPLGYTATDILSRFKRMQGFNVLHPMGWDAFGLPAEQYAIQTGTHPKITTARNIDRFRTQLKSLGFSYDWDREISTTEPTYYKWTQWIFLQLLKRGLAYQAEVPVNWCPALGTVLANEEVIDGVSERGGYPVIRKPMRQWMLRITSYADRLLEDLDDLDWPESIKEMQRNWIGRSEGAELEFCAVDQEGHDLGAILTVYTTRPDTIFGATYLVVAPEHVSLPSLTSEGQRVHVEEYTEVAARKSELERTELQKEKTGVFSGSYAKNPATGEIIPIWVADYVLASYGTGAIMAVPAHDSRDHEFSLKYELPIIKVVSPPNGNCDPEEAYADDGIMINSSSSSSGLNINGMLSQDAALKVTDWVESNGFGKKKVNYKLRDWLFARQRYWGEPFPLIYLDDSNEMVPLSENELPLTLPELDDFTPTGTGEPPLTKATDWVKTADLLTGRPATRETSTMPQWAGSCWYYLRFMDPKNSSTLVDKAKESYWGPVDIYVGGAEHSVLHLLYARFWHKVLYDIGVVSTKEPFKCLINQGLILGEVEYTAYRDNEGRWISADSGSSLADCYQEKVSADKITKVGDHYVLKDDPNIRLNARAYKMSKSRGNVINPDDVVSEYGADSLRLYEMFMGPLRDSKTWSTGGIEGVHRFLGRTWRLVVGAPLPDGSYKDGTMATDDKPTFEQLRVLHKCIARVSEEIQETRFNTAISAMMEFVNAAYKWDTQPKSVIDSFVLLLAPFAPHLAEELWFRLGHSQSLAYEQFPEAKDEYLKESEVVLPVQINGKTRGTILVDKECSGDDAFEKAASDEKLSKYLDGKVIKKRIYVPGRILNVILDQQKAMT encoded by the exons ATGGCTCTCACCACGCACCCGCCGCTCGCCCTCTTCCACCGCCCCCTCCGCGGCCTCCCGCCGCGCCGAGCCCGCCTCTGCCGCTGCGCCGGCGCCGACGCGGGGAAGGCTCAGGCGCAGGCGCAGGCGAGGAGGGCGTACCCGTACGACGAGATCGAGCCGAGGTGGCAGGCGCACTGGGAGGAGCGCCGCACGTTCCGCACCCCGGACGTTGGCGACGGCCTCGACACCTCCAAGCCCAAGTGCTACATCCTCGACATGTTCCCCTACCCGAG TGGGGCTGGACTGCATGTTGGACACCCCCTCGGGTACACGGCGACCGACATTTTGTCGAGATTCAAGCGTATGCAAGGCTTCAATGTGTTGCATCCGATGGGATGGGATGCGTTTGGTCTTCCTGCCGAGCAGTATGCTATCCAG ACGGGAACTCACCCCAAGATTACAACAGCACGGAACATTGACCGCTTCCGCACACAG CTCAAATCATTAGGTTTTTCATACGACTGGGATCGTGAAATCTCCACAACAGAACCGACCTACTATAAATGGACGCAATGGATTTTTCTTCAACTTCTGAAAAGAGGGCTGGCTTACCAG GCTGAGGTACCGGTTAATTGGTGCCCTGCACTTGGGACTGTTCTGGCGAATGAAGAAGTAATTGATGGTGTCAGTGAACGAGGTGGTTATCCTGTTATAAGAAAG CCAATGCGTCAGTGGATGCTGAGGATAACATCTTATGCTGATCGGCTTCTTGAAGATTTGGATGATCTCGACTGGCCTGAGAGCATAAAAGAAATGCAAAGAAATTGGATAGGGAGATCAGAAGGTGCTGAGCTTGAATTTTGTGCAGTTGACCAGGAGGGACATGATTTAGGGGCTATATTGACAGTTTATACAACAAGGCCCGACACGATTTTTGGTGCAAC ATATCTTGTTGTAGCACCTGAACATGTTTCATTGCCATCTCTAACATCTGAGGGACAACGTGTGCAT GTAGAGGAATACACAGAAGTTGCAGCTAGAAAGAGTGAACTTGAGAGAACTGAATTACAGAAAGAAAAAACTGGAGTTTTTAGTGGTTCTTATGCTAAGAACCCAGCAACTGGGGAGATCATCCCAATTTGGGTGGCAGATTATGTCTTAGCAAG CTATGGCACCGGGGCTATCATGGCAGTGCCTGCACATGATTCTCGTGACCACGAATTTTCCTTGAAATACGAGCTTCCAATCATTAAGGTTGTAAGTCCGCCGAATGGCAATTGTGATCCTGAGGAGGCTTATGCAGATGATGGTATCATGATAAACTCATCCAGTTCTTCATCTGGATTAAATATCAATGGTATGCTTTCCCAAGATGCTGCTCTGAAAGTTACAGATTGGGTAGAGAGTAATGGATTTGGAAAGAAAAAG GTAAACTACAAGCTTCGTGACTGGCTTTTTGCTAGACAGCGCTATTGGGGAGAACCTTTCCCTTTGATCTACCTTGATGATAGCAATGAAATGGTGCCTCTTTCAGAAAATGAGTTACCTTTAACTCTTCCTGAACTGGATGACTTCACCCCCACTGGTACTGGGGAGCCCCCTTTGACCAAAGCAACAGATTGG GTTAAAACCGCTGACCTTTTAACTGGGAGGCCTGCAACAAGAGAAACAAGCACCATGCCACAATGGGCTGGTTCATGCTG GTACTATTTGAGATTCATGGATCCAAAAAATTCCAGCACATTGGTTGACAAGGCTAAAGAAAG TTATTGGGGTCCAGTTGACATCTACGTCGGAGGTGCTGAGCACTCTGTCTTGCATTTGTTGTATGCAAGATTTTGGCATAAG GTTCTGTATGATATTGGCGTGGTCTCCACCAAAGAGCCCTTCAAATGCCTGATAAACCAAGGACTAATACTGGGAGAA GTTGAGTATACTGCATACAGAGACAACGAAGGCAGGTGGATTTCTGCAGATTCAGGCTCAAGCTTAGCTGATTGCTACCAAGAAAAAGTTTCAGCAGATAAG ATCACAAAAGTTGGAGATCATTACGTGCTGAAGGACGATCCAAACATACGTTTAAATGCCCGTGCCTACAAAATGAGTAAAAGTCGAGGAAACGTCATCAACCCTGATGATGTGGTTTCAGAATACGGTGCTGATTCTCTCCGCTTATATGAAATGTTTATGGGACCATTGAG AGATTCAAAAACATGGAGCACTGGTGGAATTGAAGGTGTGCATCGGTTTCTAGGCAGGACTTGGAGACTCGTAGTTGGCGCACCTTTACCAGATGGATCATATAAAGATGGAACTATGGCCACTGATGACAAACCAACCTTTGAGCAGCTTCGAGTTCTTCACAAGTGCATAGCAAGG GTCTCAGAGGAAATTCAAGAAACAAGGTTTAATACTGCAATTTCTGCAATGATGGAATTTGTGAATGCCGCGTACAAG TGGGACACCCAACCGAAGTCAGTTATAGACTCGTTTGTTCTGCTGCTTGCACCATTTGCACCACACTTGGCCGAGGAGCTTTGGTTTCGTCTTGGCCACTCACAATCATTGGCCTATGAACAGTTTCCAGAG GCAAAAGATGAGTATTTGAAGGAATCAGAGGTCGTACTCCCGGTACAAATCAACGGGAAGACCAGGGGTACAATCCTTGTCGACAAGGAGTGCTCTGGGGATGATGCGTTCGAAAAAGCAGCCTCAGACGAGAAACTCTCCAAATATTTGGATGGGAAGGTCATCAAGAAGAGGATTTATGTGCCTGGAAGGATCTTGAATGTTATACTAGATCAACAGAAGGCAATGACCTGA